The Acidaminococcus fermentans DSM 20731 sequence GGTGAGTGTGACCGTGAGCATCCTGGGGCCCCGGGAAATCGACCGGCTGAACATCTACCAGGCGGCCAAAACCGCCATGACCCTGTGCCTGACCCATCTGAAGGTCCGGCCCCAGGCAGCCGTCACCGATGCCATGCCCCTGGAGATCCCGGGCATGGAGGTGGAAGATCTGGTCCACGGAGACAGCAGAAGTGCGGCTGTGGCAGCGGCTTCCATCATTGCCAAGGTGACCCGGGATCATCTCATGGAGGACATGGACCGGCAGTATCCCCAGTATGGTTTTGCCAAACACAAGGGATACGGCACCGCCCGGCACATCCAGGCCATCCTGGACTGCGGGCCCACGCCCTGGCACCGGAGAAGTTTCGAACCGCTGAAATCCATGGACCTGGAAGAAGAAAGCGTCAGCGAAAATCAGCTGCTGCAGCTGAAGTAAAGGGATGTTGCCTTTGCAACAGCCTGTCAACGGCTGAAGGATGCCAGCAGAACTGGCTTTGCATCATGCTGAAAGGAGGAAACAGTCATGGTCCACCAGCGCCGCCGATTTGGCAACTGGGGAGAGGATGCGGCTGTCCGCTATCTGGAAACCCGGGGGTATGAAATCCTGGATCGGAACTACCGGAGCAGCTGGGGAGAAATCGACATCATTGCCCGGTACCGGGGCGTCCTGGCTTTTGTGGAAGTGAAGACCCGGCACAGTCTGAAATTCGGCCGTCCCGCTGCGGCCGTGACCCGGGAAAAACAGATCCGTCTCCGGAAAACCGCCTGGTGCTATCTCAGGGAAAACCAGGTGTTCCGGTACCGGAGCCGGTTCGATATCATCGAAATCCTGGATCTGTATGGGAAAATTTCTCTGAATCATTTGAAGAATTGTTTTTAAAAGTAAATTCTGTCGGTGGTCAGCTGTCAACGGTCAACTGCCGAAGGAAGCCAGCGAAGCTGGCTTTGCAAAGACAGCAGCCTTCTTTTTTACCTACGATGAACGACAAACGATGAACGACTCACGACAAACGATGAACGACTCACGATGAACGATACACGACAAAGGAGCTGATTCCATGTATGCACGGACCTGGGGGGAGACCACCCGAGGCATCAACGGAGAAATGGTTACGGTGGAGGTGGATGTGACCAACGGCATGCCGGCTTTTGAAATGGTGGGCCTTCCGGATACGGCGGTGAAAGAAGCCCGGGAGCGGGTGAAGGCGGCAGTGAAGAACTCCGGCTTCCGGTTTCCCGATACCCACATTACCGTCAACCTGGCCCCGGCAGACCTGAAAAAAGACGGAGCCGGACTGGATTTGCCCATCGCCCTGGGGGTGCTGGCGGCTAAAAAATACGTGAAACTGCCGGAACCCATGCCGGTATTTGCAGGAGAACTGGCCCTGGACGGGTCCCTGCGGCCGGTGAACGGGATCCTGCCCATGATCCTCCGGGCCCGGGCGGAAGGCCTGCCTTCCATGTTCATCCCTACCGGCAATGCCACGGAAGGAGAACTGGTGGACGGGATTGCCGTGTATACCGCGGACAATCTGGGGCAGATTGTGGATCATTTCCAGGGGAAACAGGTTCTGGAACCCCTGGCCAAGAAAGTGCTGGAACTGGAAAAGCCCTTGGAGGATACGGTGGATTTTGCCGATGTCCAGGGGCAGAAGGTGGCCAAACGGGCTCTGGAAATCGCCGCTGCCGGAGGACACAATGTGCTGATGGTGGGAGCTCCCGGTGCGGGCAAGACCATGCTGGCCCGCCGTCTGCCTTCCATCCTGCCTCCCATGACGGAAGAAGAGGCTCTGGAAGTGACCAAAATCTACAGCATCTCCGGGCTGCTGAAGGGTCGCCACGGCATCATGGTGGAACGGCCCTTCCGGAGTCCCCATCATACCGTGTCCCAGTCGGCCCTGATCGGCGGGGGCAGCATCCCCCATCCGGGAGAGGTGACCCTCAGCCACCATGGGGTCCTGTTCCTGGATGAACTGCCGGAATTTTCCCGGAGTGCTCTGGAAGTGCTCCGGCAGCCTCTGGAAGACGGGATGGTCACCATCAGCCGGGTCCAGGCGTCCCTGACCTATCCTGCCCGGTTCATCCTGGTGGCGGCCCAGAACCCCTGTCCCTGCGGTTTCTGGGGAGAAGAGGACAATCTCCATCAGTGCACCTGCCGGCCCGGGGATATTGCCCGGTATCAGAAAAAAATCTCCGGTCCACTGTTGGACCGGATCGATATCCAGATCCATGTGCCCCGGCTCCAGTACCAGGAGATGAAAAGCCGGAAAAAAGAAGAAAGTTCAGCGGTGATCCGGCAGCGGGTGGTGGCGGCCCGGCAGATCCAGCGGGAACGGCTGAAAGGGACCCATCTTTTCTGCAACGCCAGCATGGGACGGAGGGAAGTGAAAGCCTTTTGTCCCCTGACTCCGCAGGCGGAAGCCCTGCTGGAAAAATATTTCGTCAGCCTGGGGCTCAGCGCCCGGAGCCATGACCGGATCATCAAAGTGGCCCGGACCATCGCGGATCTGGCCGGCAGCCGGGAAATCACACCCCTCCATCTGGGGGAAGCCATCCAGCTGCGGACCAGTATCCAGGGATAGAAGGGAGAAGATGGCAATGACAGAATATATGATATCATACCTCCCCGGAATGTTCTGGGGCATCGTGGGCTGCTGCCTGGGCAGCTTCCTGGATTTGTGGGCCCAGCGGATCCGGCGGGAGGAATCCATTTTTCGTCCCCGTTCCCACTGTGACAGCTGCGGTGCGGTGCTGGGTCCTCTGGAACTGATCCCCCTGGTGAGCTGGCTGGCCCAGAAGGGACGCTGCCGTCACTGCGGAGCGGAACTGTCCGGTTCCCTGTTCTGGCGGGAGGCTGCCTGCGGGGCCCTTTTTGTCCTGGTGGCCCGGATGCCCGGCTCTCCGGCGGTACTGGCCGTACGGCTGCTCTGCCTGTCCCTGATGCTGGTGGTTTCCTGGCTGGACATGGACGAACTCCAGCTGTATGAAGATTTTTTCCCTCCTCTGGGACTGCTGTTCCTGATCCTCCATGGACTGACGGATGGGGATTTCCTGGGGCCGGTGGCAGGTGCGGCCATCCTGTGGGCGCTGCTGGCCCTGATCCACTGGCAGGTCCCTGAGGGCATGGGAGCGGGAGATCCCAAACTGGCTGCGGTGATGGGCCTGTGGCTGGGACCGGTCCTGGGACTCCGGAGCTTTTTCCTGGCCATGGGCATGGCCTTCCTGTCCGTGGCTTTCCTGGGGTTCAAGACCCACAGCCGGTGGCAGGAACACATGGCCATGCAGGTCCCCCTGGCTCCTTTTTTCTTTGGAGCGGGACTGTTGCTGCGGAGCCGGGCTCTCCTGGGCCCCGTGGATACAGGCGGGATGCCGGAACTGTTCTGCTTCCTGGGAATCCTGGAACTGGACCGGACAAAGGGCCGGTACTGGCTGTCCAGGGCCGGGGAGTGGATCAGACGGCATCTGGCTCCCTGGCCCGGGCATCTGCTGGCCGTCCAGGCCGGCGCCAGGACGGTGACCCTGGTCCAGGTACAAAGGAAGAAAGGCGGCTGGGAAGTGGAGCGGTTCCTGGAACTGGCCTGGCCGGAACGGATCCGCCGGGCTTTTTCCCGGGACCAGGGAGAAGAAGTGGCCCTGTGGCTCCAGGAGGTCTGTGCCAAACGGGGGCTGACCGCTTCCTCCGTGCTGTGGACCCTGAGCCCTGACCTGATGGAATTCCGGAACCTGCTCCTGCCCGGTTTGTCCCGGAAAGAACAGGCGGAGGCGGCATCCTGGGAAATCCTCCAGCAAATCGAATATCCTCCCGGGACCTTTGCCCTGGGGGTAGAAGCCGGACCGGAAACGGGAGAAGATATCCTGGCTGCCGCCGTCCCCCTGGCTCTTCTGGAAACTGGAGAAACCATTGCCCGGCAAATGGACTGGGAACTGCTCCGCCAGGAAGCAGCGCCGGCAGCCTGGGGACGCTGGATGGAGCAGGAACCTGCTGCTTTTCTCCTGGTCCGGGACCTGGACCGGATCCAGGGCGCCTGGTATGGATACGGCCGGCTGCTGGCCCTGCGGAATCTTCCCCTGGCCGATGGGGAAGAGGCAATGCCGGAAGAAACAGCCGGGCTCCTGTGGGACAAACTGCCGGCCGGAATCCGGGAACGGTTCCAGACAGGGCCCACCGGCTTGTATCTGGCAGGGGGCACGGAAGAGGAACAGCAGGCATGGAAGGAATTCTTCCAGCAGCAGTGGGACTGTCCGGTCCGGCTCCTGGAGGGAAAGGCCCAGTTCCAATGGGCGCCTTATTACACGGAAAAGCAGCCTTCCGGGCTGACCTCCGGCCTTTGCGGGGCCTTGGGAGCCGTACTGTCCGAAGGCAGGCCCAGTGCATTCTGCTTTGCTTCCGGCGGGGAAAGGGGACGGTGGCTGTCCGGCATCTCCTGGCTGGATCTGGGGAAGAAAATGGCGGCAGGTACGCTGGCACTCCTTTTGTGGGGCCTGGGGGCCCGGTTTCTGTGCCTGCGGGAAGAAACCCGCTGC is a genomic window containing:
- a CDS encoding ribonuclease HII, with protein sequence MGTGESIQQIREKLKGRPEPAELERWRQDSRAGVRKLLETYDRKQKAQAEERERLERFQDLERAFWARGMDQVAGCDEAGRGPLAGPLVTAAVILPHSIWLPGLNDSKKVTAARREILYGEILEQAVSVTVSILGPREIDRLNIYQAAKTAMTLCLTHLKVRPQAAVTDAMPLEIPGMEVEDLVHGDSRSAAVAAASIIAKVTRDHLMEDMDRQYPQYGFAKHKGYGTARHIQAILDCGPTPWHRRSFEPLKSMDLEEESVSENQLLQLK
- a CDS encoding prepilin peptidase encodes the protein MAMTEYMISYLPGMFWGIVGCCLGSFLDLWAQRIRREESIFRPRSHCDSCGAVLGPLELIPLVSWLAQKGRCRHCGAELSGSLFWREAACGALFVLVARMPGSPAVLAVRLLCLSLMLVVSWLDMDELQLYEDFFPPLGLLFLILHGLTDGDFLGPVAGAAILWALLALIHWQVPEGMGAGDPKLAAVMGLWLGPVLGLRSFFLAMGMAFLSVAFLGFKTHSRWQEHMAMQVPLAPFFFGAGLLLRSRALLGPVDTGGMPELFCFLGILELDRTKGRYWLSRAGEWIRRHLAPWPGHLLAVQAGARTVTLVQVQRKKGGWEVERFLELAWPERIRRAFSRDQGEEVALWLQEVCAKRGLTASSVLWTLSPDLMEFRNLLLPGLSRKEQAEAASWEILQQIEYPPGTFALGVEAGPETGEDILAAAVPLALLETGETIARQMDWELLRQEAAPAAWGRWMEQEPAAFLLVRDLDRIQGAWYGYGRLLALRNLPLADGEEAMPEETAGLLWDKLPAGIRERFQTGPTGLYLAGGTEEEQQAWKEFFQQQWDCPVRLLEGKAQFQWAPYYTEKQPSGLTSGLCGALGAVLSEGRPSAFCFASGGERGRWLSGISWLDLGKKMAAGTLALLLWGLGARFLCLREETRCREHLRQAAGWESRWTEQQERRKLLVRQEKETRERMKQQVSWGRFLTLLGNQVPSDCCLTRVEQQKEGRTLVLEGRSLKRDGALALVSRLRKQPELAQVKLERMEQEERESDLTGFSLRIQLKGEKAHG
- a CDS encoding YraN family protein, translating into MVHQRRRFGNWGEDAAVRYLETRGYEILDRNYRSSWGEIDIIARYRGVLAFVEVKTRHSLKFGRPAAAVTREKQIRLRKTAWCYLRENQVFRYRSRFDIIEILDLYGKISLNHLKNCF
- a CDS encoding YifB family Mg chelatase-like AAA ATPase, which translates into the protein MYARTWGETTRGINGEMVTVEVDVTNGMPAFEMVGLPDTAVKEARERVKAAVKNSGFRFPDTHITVNLAPADLKKDGAGLDLPIALGVLAAKKYVKLPEPMPVFAGELALDGSLRPVNGILPMILRARAEGLPSMFIPTGNATEGELVDGIAVYTADNLGQIVDHFQGKQVLEPLAKKVLELEKPLEDTVDFADVQGQKVAKRALEIAAAGGHNVLMVGAPGAGKTMLARRLPSILPPMTEEEALEVTKIYSISGLLKGRHGIMVERPFRSPHHTVSQSALIGGGSIPHPGEVTLSHHGVLFLDELPEFSRSALEVLRQPLEDGMVTISRVQASLTYPARFILVAAQNPCPCGFWGEEDNLHQCTCRPGDIARYQKKISGPLLDRIDIQIHVPRLQYQEMKSRKKEESSAVIRQRVVAARQIQRERLKGTHLFCNASMGRREVKAFCPLTPQAEALLEKYFVSLGLSARSHDRIIKVARTIADLAGSREITPLHLGEAIQLRTSIQG